CAGATGTGAACAAATGAGCGCCCAGGACATGTAAACTCAACAATGAATATTTATGATTCCCCCCCACGGCTTGATACATATTTATGATCATCTTGTCTCTGTTTGAAGATAGACTTGACAGAGGAATTGCACACAGCTCGAGTCAAGTTATGAGCTTGCTGCAAGTCAAGAATGCGCCCACCTATCAATTTTATTAGTCGTGTCAGGCAACAAGACAACAACAGCAGTGAACAACTTCCTCTGGATCCTTCATGGATCTCTGCAAGCTGCACATTCAGTGTTCTTATCAGCAATTTAGTTGAGAAACAGCAGCCCAACTCTGAGGTTCCTCAAACTGACTGCGCTCCTCATTCTATAGTAAATATTCATGCAAAACTATAAAGCTGAGAGCATTCGTAAGAATACTGTTGTAGCATTCTAGCAGTCTGGGTTTGACATGCCATCACCAGTAATATATAGCAGGGGATGGCTACAAATGGGGCCAAATGTGAAGTCAATTTGAACTTTTTGAAACTTGAAACAGAGTGTGCATAGCATTAAAGCACGTACACTACTGCTCCAGCTTGCTGTTTTTCAAAAGAACTGCTCTAAACGAAAGGTCTCttcaaaaacagccttattcaTCCTGCCTCCAGTGTTGTTCTGCAGCCCTGTGCTCTCAGCAAAGTGCCACATTATGTTGCTCATCCCTggcaagttttatttttttcctccagaatTTGTCCCAGAGGCAGGACGGACAGGTAAAAATAGACCACAGCCTGATTCTTATCTCTGAGGAAAGCTCTACTTCCTGCACAAACATTAGAGGATATAATATGGAACATCTGCATTAAAATGACCAATTCTTCAGctttaagccacattttatgagacactttttagatcttggttgtttttgaatatataaTAAACCACATTAAGGTTTTTAGTAAGCAAACTTTAGAAGCAGCTGTCCACCAAACAtcagaaaaaatgaattattttaacgagaagctgctttattcagtgttctTACCAGTTTTAATTGCCAATCgtcccaggcggcaacctctgtgTCTGAGCAGTGAGCCAACCAGGAGgagccttaagctgcattttaccaaaaattccaaTAGGGGGCGCTGACAACGGCTGCAGAAACATTtgggtccattaatttcaatacaaaatgagaaaacttctcacttgatttattacctcagaattttttttcaggacaacaatcgctagtaaaaagtctcaatcgctagtaaaaaatcttcttcaagacaatttgattaATTGGTTGCGTATCCAAGGCAATGTGCCAATAAAGATATacaagttatgagaccaaactggtagaCATCCTTATATATACGTAGTGAAATACagtgaaattatatatatatatatatatatatatttgttccttaaaaatgtcttgttcagcgtttttcttaggtaagtaacgtacattttttgtttttgtttcttgctagccaaaatgaacatcccagttaatgctccagttaatgctaacaggaattagcagcggcttcgctcagtcaggttgccggtgtagagaggcgtgtagtcagtgtcgtcagatccctctcgctcttCCACAGTCagaatatggtctgctcccagtttccgaaaacaagatggcgacgagtgtaacgctgaactcgatgcctcgaATGGGCAGtctacaaaccaatgggtgacatcacgatCACTGTGtccattatttttacagttgtgctgggtccatttgttttggagaagaGGAGACCTTTTCGGATAATTTAACTCCTGGTAAAAAACGTTGGGAGCGATGAACATGGAAGGAATTCCAACTGGAAGAAGGTGACTGCAGATGCTGCTGGCCACATCGGACCAAACTGAAACTCTTTTGTTTCGTTTTGATTGAAAACCCCTTGGCAGGAAATATGTAGCTATTGGGCTTCTAACAAGtgcacattaaaatgttcatgcaTGAACACATACACAACCTTGCCCTCTGTGCCAAACTTCAGCCTCTTCTAGGGTGAAAAGCCTCCTGTGGAGATGTATCAAACAAAACCATCACAATTACCAGAAATCCTTTGACCTCTTTATTCCACACACACTCAAGGTGGCAAACTTGGTTCAATACAATCAAAATCCCACTTTTTTGTATCAAATATAACTGGTGGAAAATTTTCAGCATTTGCTTTACTATACATTGTACAGTAGACTAAAGATTTTGCAGTGAATTGCATTACGTTTGTGAATTTAATTCACACCAGCAGTCGACATGAAATTGCCCACCATTTAAGGTCATGCTGGAGCAATATTCTATCTCTCCTGTCCTGTTGAAATGATTTCCCAAATGTGAAATGACTAAAACCTATCAGAGGTTCCCAATAATGGAAAGGCACATGTCAGTGTGACACTTTCAGCTGCACAGAGCGGCTTCACCTGAAATGTCTTTTAGCCAGGCGTTTGCAGAAACACCCAGTGGAAAACCTCCTGTGTATCCACTTTGAATAGTTGGTAAAAGCCGTCATgacacaaatgaaaaataaatgttgcacCATTTTTTACGATTGTCAAAGTTGTTACAATCaacaataaataacagaaaacgACTTGATTGATTGGAATGCAAGATGTAAATTAAAATTTGAGctctacaaagaaaaaaacggtttgcataaaacatacatataaagGCCTGAACATGAGGACATCAGAATAACATAATTTATCTTTGCTTTCTTTACACAAACTCAAAGAAAGCACATGATAGAAATACAttctctgcctgtctgctgTTAAGAAACAGAAGCAGGCAGGCAATCAGGCAGACGTCGGAGTAGACAGAAGagcaatgaataaaaaaaaaatacagtatacaTCCCACTTCCACCTGACAAATTCTGTCCATTTCCTCAGTGTAAGCTGCTCAGTTCCATCCCCACAAAGTTGGGAAAACCATCCCATCTTCTAGGCTAATATCCCAATTTTTCTAATTGGAATTCCGAATGGATGGCTGGTTTTATTCCTTTGGGAAACAAGGGAAAGAAATACCTGATAGGCTCTATAGGCAGCCGAAAAGGCACTGCAAGTCAAAGTCTGTGTCCGTCTTACATCTCTGCCCTCCGATTGGTTCCCTTGTCCCGACCAGCCATATCGTCCTctacctcctcttcttcctcctcgtAATTCTCTTCTTCATTATTCTCAGCCTCTTTCCTGTGATCCCCGTCCTGGTGTGGTCCCTCATGGTTTTTTACTCCATCCTGGCGCCAAGCACACAACAAGAAAGTTTAATTCTATGAAATCTTATGAACATCCAATATTGGGTACTTTTTCCACTGAAAATGATCATTTCAGAAATGTAGAGGTATTTATGACACAACTGAACAAATGTGCAATTGTATTATTTGAATTAATGTTTAACTGGAAGTCTCAgactatttttacattacactCATTTCAGATTTCATTCCATCTCAAAGTCTGAGCCCCACTACCCACTGGCCGGTTtgaaatgcatgttttattttgaaaacttaatgataataatcaaaaccatggaaatggcttaaattaaactcttatgagcttttcttgttgttatcattatatttgtccaaacaaatgtacctttagttgtaccaggcattaaaatgaaaaagaaaataaagaaaacaatggtctaatatttttttctatgactgtatataaccAGAAACTGTGTTGGATTTTCATGCTTCCTTCTATTAAAGAACAATAACCAAATCCAAGCCTAAATTAGCGGTATTACATTAAATCACTTAATTCCACATGTCTCATTTAcaattttgccaaaaataaaccatttgctaaaagacaaaaacttgTTTTGATTTCCATCCCAATAACAGGAGAATGGCATGTTTCTCCTGCTGGTCTGTCTATAGGATCGTACCACAGGATTTTTAATTCTATTATAAATGGACGCAGTGACTCTTGCGCAAAGGTTCAACTGAAACAGTGCTGTCAGACCAACTGTGCAGCAGCGGATGAATGAAGCTGAATGAAGTGAAAGCTCCACTGAGCTCAAATTACAGAGAAACATAAGGACGTTGACTCGTTGGGTGACTGTGAGAGTATGAAACACAAGTCAGTTAGGGAAGTGAGGGGACTGAGGACCTTACTGTACAGGGTTCCTGGCAGAAAACTAGggattataaataaattaatgtcaCTCTCTCAGACAATCAGAAGTCACGGTCAGTTGGACAGAATGTAGTAGGGAGTCAAACATCTTGACACTTTTGACACTTAAGCAAACTGGGATGGTGGTTAAAAGGAATTTGGCCATTACTCACCACTGGTGATTATATCAGTTGTTAAAATGACCTCTTAGAAATAACAAGACCAACCTAGTGTACAATAGCCATTTTGCAACAGTATGTAAACAAGTAAATATACTATGTTAACTTATTATTTAatagtgataaaaaataaaaatgtgtgtgaaattcTCCATTCAAACTGATTTCCTCTTCGGACAAATTGAATGAACCAGACCCAGGTGGTGACCCGACACCCCGACACCCTCAACACCTGATCTCCTTCATTTACCCGGTCGTGCACAGACGAGGTTCAAGTTACAGGGACAAAACACAGGCGTGCACACACATCTTCATCCCTGCACAACCAATACAGCCAACACGTCACTGGTGTAAATATTACGACCCGGAcaccaacatttttttactaCACAGGTacaacaggtgttttttttgtgtcagggTGTGATGTCTGAAGTCTTGGTGACCAGATAGGGTTGAGGGACTAAAATGTGATGCCGTGAGGACGAACTAGAGATCCTCTGCCTCCGTTTCCCAGCAGAAGAACCCACCTGTTCTATGTTCTCCTCGTTATATGgatcctctccttcctcctctacctcctcctctctcttctgccCGCCGGCTATGTCCTCCTGGGCCTTTAGGAAGCCAACAATGAGATTGTTACATATGCATgtgtatacaggtgcatctcaataaatcagaatatcataaaaaaatttattcatgtcagtaattcaattcataaagtggaaataacacattatatagatccattacacacagaaagaaacatatatcttaatttatgtaatttcttctaattataatgatcatggcttacatttattgaagaccttaaattcagtgtctcaaaaaaaatgtaatattacaaaagaccaattttaaaaagtatgtttaatatggaaatgttggcctctgaaaattATGTTCATCTATATGCATTCAATACTTgattggggctatttgacttgaattgCTGGAAAtgaacttttccatcatattctaatttattgagatgcacatgtTTATGTGCATATATGTGCATGAGAAACCTAAACATGAGAGTTACACACCTCATCCTCTACCTCCTCCTGGTACTGGTCATCCAGCGTGTCTTCCTGTTGATCTGGGTTTCCAGCCATCTGAATGtacagaaatcacacacacagacaagttaAAACACTATGTTAACatcaatcaaacaaaaacatcaaaatctaaattactttatttatccctgaggggaaattcagttagtctggtaactctgttagaatgagcCTGATGGCTGTCTGTCCAACCACCTTCATCcgtgtgtctgatgctgcctccccagcagactgcagcataaaacaacacactaccaccacagactgatgaaacatctgcagcatcttactacagatgtcaacaGAGGttgctctgcccctttttgtagagagcgtctgtgtttagggaccagtccaacttattatccaggtatacacctagatacatataacttggcaccacctcgatgtccaccccacaggtattcactggctgaagagggggcttgaacctgtggaaatctatgataatgtccttagtctttgaggtgtttaGTAgaagatagttcttgtgactccagtcactgaaggcttttatcagatccctatattcagattcctgtccattcctgatacacgccaaaatagcagtgtcgtcggagtacttctggatgtggcaggactcagagttgtatttgaagtctgctgtgtacagagtgaacaggaatggagccagaacagtcccttgtggagcccctgtgctgctcattaatgtcccagaaacacagttcccccaCCTGACATACTGTTCTGTcatgtaatctgtgatccaggagacaaaggaaagatccactagatagtggaaaataaaaatggaagacAGTGTATTTTCTTAAAGCAGATCCTTCTCCGGATGTCTCCTCTAATCTTCCACAGAATTCTTTCCTCTTGCTATAGTTTCTGTGTATTTCACCATCATTATCTGCCTCGTTTCTCCTCAGGCACCTTACTCACCACCAGTTCCTCCTCCACAGCAGGCTGTTCGGGGTTTtgatgtgtgtctttgtgctgaGCCTGTGCTGGcggctcctcttcctcctccaccacgtcctcctcctcttctgcgACCCTGTGCTGCGGTCGGTCGTCCTCAGCCTCCTCGAACTCGTCCTCTCCTTGGTTGTTGGGGTCGTCCTCGGGGTCCAGATCGCTAACTCCGGCACCCTACAAAGGAAAAGATCACAgtaaaaatatgttaatatttGCATAAgatatattagggctgggtgatatggaccaaaagtcatatcctgatatatttaggcagaatatcgatatacaatatgtaTCCCGATGTTTTTAATCACAaggtgagagcaaatgttcaaatcaaaatgtcaaagtcaaagccaaatatgacatgtctgaagtaattttattgaaactatttatttaagtgaaaataaatactgtataacaacaggagtacctttaaaaaaaaatcaaagctgcataaagtgcacatttaaataaaataaataaataaaaatcgccTATAAAATCAAAAAGggcaatctttttctgaaataaatatatttatatgagaaaagaaaaacgaacattacaaaagaactaaatatgacaaaccccaaGTAAGGGCAGCacttatatataaagaaagaaaagaaaaatagaactatatcgatatatgcgatatggtctaatttcatatcacatttaaaaaatatattttaatatatattctgtataaatatattttttatatcgatatattgcccagccctaagatATATGATGCATTAATATGAGAAAAGGAGCAAAGATATGATCAAATGTATGCAATAAAACTGCAGTGTGGAGGATTTATAACTGAATATGTTTGGTAGATGAAACTGATTGTGGCAGTTAGAGGACTCTAGTGTTGTATTAATTGCCTTGTTGGTATTCAGAAGCTTAAACAGATCACTGGGTTGACTGACAAGTGGAAGATGGATAGAGCGGGTAGGAGCATGCAGGCAGAGGACAGTGGGCAGGGAGGATGAAAGAATCGATTTGTGGACGGATGGCTGAATGGACGTATGACACATGATACACTGGTGTGAATGTTAAGTGAGTGAATGAGCTGAAAGGATAGACAGATGATGAGGACACGTGCGTTAACAGATGGGAGTGATTGGGACGGCTAGACAGTCACCTGCTGATGTGATGGCACTCTGTTATCCACTTCTTGATTTTCCTCCTCCTCGTGTAACATGTGAGCATctgttaacacacaaacactaaataTGAACCAACTGCTACTGTGAACTCTTCTGAAACCATCAGACAGTGAGGAAAAATGATTCACTAAATATTTTATGCATTAAAAGATTCTTAAAAGGACAGTTCGGATTCAGAAAGTGTGGTTGTATAAGATACAAAGGAGCAAAGCAGGAAAATGTATATTGGCTAAAAAAGGCCAATCTCAGTTCAAGTGTACGctatattttgattattatcccGGCTTTACCTTGCTACCAGACAGCCCTGAAAGCTTACATGGGGGAACTGAAGCTGGTATATACACTAGAGGGTGGGATGGCCTGCTCTGGTCACTCGAAGGATAAGTCAATGGTATACCTTTATATATAAGGCAAAGCTAGGActactctgccctacaaagcctgactgactgactatataaatatatatatattttacttttttaggacaacactatggtctcaatcacttgtaaaaaatcttcttcaagacaatcaaATAATGGCACCATTTtcaaagaaaatagaagataaagaatcctatggtttggggcgtggctacctttgattgacaggtcactaacaaggcgggccatcatcaggagagaagcagaacaatgcgtatccatggcaacgtgtcaacaaagttatatataacgttacatagatataaaaaaggatgtttactggtttggtctcataactttaaccctttcactgtattttcacttaatgacagtttatttgcacgttttgttcagtaaaaatgtcttgttcagagtttggttggactaacagacactccaaggagtcgctgttcagttttctgaggtcagtaacatacattttgtttttgttttttgctagccaaaactaaatatcccagttaatgctccagttaatgctaaaatGAATTACCAGCggcttcgctcagtcaggttgaggtgtagaaaGTCAGTGTGGTCAGatctctctcgctcctccaaATATGGTTGGCTCCccatatcagaaacaagatggcgacacaagatggcgacacaagatagCGACATAAGAGTGTAACGCtcaactcgatgcttccaacgggcagtccacaaaccaatgggtgacgtcatggtcacTGTCCATTATcgatatacagtctatgatacaaccccactttcctaactattcctttaagtaactgactttttttttttttgctgtctcACCTTCATCATCGATGTGTCGGTCCTCTTCTCCATGAACGATATCATTGTCTATATTCTCATACTCAGTCCTCTTCctaatgacaaaatgacagtaCAGGGTGGTCAGAAAAGCACAGGCAATGTGAACTACAATAAAACAGAGCTAGAGAAATATGTATCAGAGTCTTACAAtacatattcagctttataaGATACTGTATATTGTTTGTGTGAACTGCTCCAGACACATCTGCACATTTCGTCTTTGCTCAAATTTAATCAAAGCTTCAAATGTTTCCTCCTGGACTACGGATGTGTTACTGCCAGGATCAGAGAATAATTAGTTTGTGGAGTGGCAAACGCTGAATTACAACTTCCACTTTGCTGGAAGGAGATTTTATTATTGCTCAGGTTAATCAATGCAGCGCCAGTCTCATTAAGTGTTCCTTTTGACACTTCTTTAGAAAAAGATAATTAAGGAAATGGCTGACAGGCATGGCTGACTGAGCTGCTGATTCTCTGTCTCTATGCAGTTTTTTGAGCTGATGTAGCAACAAGACCGACGATAAAAGGCAACAGGTTTTGGGTTGGTTCATTTGACTTTGTTCTTGTCAAGTAAATACTTGACAAGCGTTAAGAAATTACAACCAAATGCACAAAATTTCTTAAGTATTTGAACAGGACAACTTGAGATGAATTTACCTCCTTTGCAGAAATCTCTCTCAGGTGATCAATCTGCTTTTCTAGATTTGCTGAGTTTACAGTAAGTATAGAAGTTTATTTGATGGTTTTATATGCAAACTCCTCCTGCACCtgacctttttattttgtttgaatcCACCTCTGATTTGAAATCTGACCTTTGGTGCTCCTCTCTCATCAGCTGCTCCCGTCTGTCGGCCTCCTTGTTGTGCTGatgctctctctcctgctcctgtTTCAGCCTCTGCTCCCTCTCCCTCAGCACCTTGTCTCTCTGGAGCTGCATGGCCTCCTGTCGCATCTGGATCTGCCTGCGCTCTTCGGCCCTCTGAGCCTCCAGgcgctgctgctcctgctgctgctcgtaGGCTGATTTCACACGTTCCACTTGGGCGTGCGCCTCGTGCTGCAGCTGGCCGTTCTGTGGCAGCTCCGGGTGGGGAGCCTTATGGGAAGACAAatggatgcaaaaaaaaaggagccaCATGAAGAGCAAGGAAAAAAATTAGAGCAAAGCAAACTCACGGAAATGCTGCTAATTTGAGACATAAAAAGGTGGAGGTACGGTGTAATTCATCCTTTGGGAGAGTGAAAATGACAGCGTAGATGAAATAGATGAAAATTACAGAGTAAAACTATGAGTACAACACATAATGAGCAATCTGGCATTAATCAAAGAAGTAAACACTGAGGAAAGGTTGTAATTTATTCCAGTTCCTCTGGGATTAAAGATAAATGATTATCGCTTTAATTTGAGCAGTAGCTGTGCCCCGGATAAGGCAAGGACACAGGAATAATTTAAaccattatgaaaaaaaacaaaaacaaaactacacCATATGTATAAAAGTCACTAAAGTAGTAATACtttaaagtagggctgggcgatatatcgatataaaagatatttttaaatgtgatatggaattagaccatatctcatatatcgatatagtaaaaaaatgtttctttctttatagataaatgctgcccttactagggtttgtcatatttagttattttgtaatgttcgttattcttttctcacataaatgtatttatttcagaaaaagattgacctattctatttcataggctatttttatttaagatatttttttatttaaatgtgcactttatggagctttgatttaaaaaaaaagaaaggtactctggttgttatacagtatttatgttcacttacaaaaatggtttcaataaaacttgtgacatgtcatatttggctttgactgaacatttgctctcactttgcgagaaaaatatcaggatatacattgtttatcgatattcagcctaaatatgtcgggatataacttttggtccatatcgtccAGCCCTACTTTAAAGCCCGTTTTAAGCCTGTTTAGATAAGACTGAGTCGTCTAAACCAGCTCTGACCGGTTGTAGCTGGAGTCTCTGATGGTCCAGGGCGTTCTCGTCTGGCTGTTCCTGTTctggctcctcctcttcctcctgctgctcgTCCTGCGTTTGGTCTGGGTCCTCCTCCAGCTTCTGAGGCTGTCCTGCTTGAGCCATCTCCTCCTCTGccagctccctcctcctctcagcctcaccctctccatcctcctctttttctgacAAGGCGTGCTGGGACACGGTGGGGTGGGACTTGATCTCAGACTGGGCATGCAGCTCTTGCTCTTGATGGTCTAACTGAGGACAAAACAACAGGAGAAACAGttagatttgtgtgttttttttatactgaCAGTATGCCTTTTGTCTTGGCGTGTCACAAAGAATCCCAAGTACCCTGGACTCAGTGTCCCGGTGGTCCTGCTGATTGTCCTGATGGGCAGGTTCATCTTTGTGTGGCTCCTCCACTACTGCGGCCTGTCGGGCTTCAGGAACATGGGCCTCGGGTGCTATGGCAGCTGCTTGGGGCTGATGAGGAGCAGCGTTTTGTACAGGCTGTCCCACATTTGGCTGCCTGTTCATGGACTCCCTCAGCTGTTTGTATTCATCCACCTGCAActaaagacaacaacacacacaggaggGTTAAGACAGAAAACCAACAGGGTACTCGCATGCaataacatgcacacacagtctGAACAGCTATTACAACAAAGAACAGAAAAGCTCagattacaaaaacaaacagagggaCTTCATTCTCCAGTCAGGAcgccattactccactatatatttacaaaaatgttcTTCAGCTATTTTAATGTTCTGTAGGCCTTAAATACCTTTAAGGTATGGTACCTtactttgaaacatttaaacgCTTTTCTACTAAACCCTTGTTTCCCattttcaaaagatgtctaaattGTTAACTGTTCGATGCTGCCTTGCAAGACTTTAGCGAAATTACCCATAATGTAAATATGAGAATGTGTCAAATGAAATGTCCTCTAATGTATAATAGGCGTGTAATGatacatcaatatatatatatatatatatatatatatatatatatatatatatatatatatatatatatatatatatatatatatatatatatatatatatatacatatacatatatatatatatatatatatatacacacacacacacacacacacacatctcgaTTAATCTGTGAACGGTCCACCTGCAACGATGCATATCGCCGTCTttaataaatacagtcatggataaaTTATTAgagcattgttttcttcaatttcttgttcattttaatgcctggtacaactaaaagtacatttttttggacagatataatgataacaacaaaaacagctcataagagtttgatttaagagctgatatctagacattttccatggttttcttgataatgatatcAGCTCTCAGTAAACTTGAGCACACAGAAAGAACCTGTCTTGGGAATGGTCTATGTTTTATAATTGAAAGATCATCACAGGCTCTTTAAATCAGCCCATAACAAAACACTTGCACTTAAATGCAATGTGGCACTTTATAGTGAACAGaaggtctatttttattctttgtattaaaaatgaatggatTGTTCTTCATCTAAATATCTGGAAGAGCtcagaaataaaatgatcaaatcatgttctagttgttattatgtgagttgatataaatgtGACGGGTTGTGGTAAATGGGCATATCATATCGTCTCATATCGATCTTGAACCGAATCGAAGTCGTACCACGGCAGACTTTGTATCCAATGAATCAATCTAATATTGTGTTATGATGAAACCCATGATTAACAGCCCTAATGTATAATAAGCTGATATACCTTCATTTTTCAAAAGCATAATTTAGCCACTAACTCACCTgcacttagaaaaaaaaatatatatatattttacattctcCATTTCCTGTGGCAATACAGACTTTCGTTTCATTTTTCCATCTGGTTTAGACGCATATACCATTACAGAATGATCCATCCCTTATCCATACACGCAGAGTTTGTAACCAAGCCAGAGGGTTAAATTCTAAAAATTCTTGCTAaattcctcccctctctctttatctcgCTCCACTCCCTCCATTATATCTTTCTGGCTGATTGGCTGGAACGTGCTGTAGATGTACTGCTCTGACAGCCCTGACTAACCCAAACCCCCTGGAgtgaagtgtgtgtat
This is a stretch of genomic DNA from Centropristis striata isolate RG_2023a ecotype Rhode Island chromosome 4, C.striata_1.0, whole genome shotgun sequence. It encodes these proteins:
- the golim4a gene encoding Golgi integral membrane protein 4a; protein product: MGSGVCSRRQRRIFQCLLLVTVVCGVMYGGMISYEMHKQLRRTEAMALKYQQHQESLSAQLQVVYEHRSRLEKSLQKERLEHKKAKEDYLVYKLDAQQSLNKEKQDSGSRLNSLQVQHQMLKNQHEDLKKQYYDLMEQHQVQGEDHNRVLDEHKDHYEKLNQAKDLEVSHLKDNVYNLREENKQLRKAHHEIHIQLQDAQVQHQDLKVAHSKLALTLEDHKSALAAAQLQVDEYKQLRESMNRQPNVGQPVQNAAPHQPQAAAIAPEAHVPEARQAAVVEEPHKDEPAHQDNQQDHRDTESRLDHQEQELHAQSEIKSHPTVSQHALSEKEEDGEGEAERRRELAEEEMAQAGQPQKLEEDPDQTQDEQQEEEEEPEQEQPDENALDHQRLQLQPAPHPELPQNGQLQHEAHAQVERVKSAYEQQQEQQRLEAQRAEERRQIQMRQEAMQLQRDKVLREREQRLKQEQEREHQHNKEADRREQLMREEHQRKRTEYENIDNDIVHGEEDRHIDDEDAHMLHEEEENQEVDNRVPSHQQGAGVSDLDPEDDPNNQGEDEFEEAEDDRPQHRVAEEEEDVVEEEEEPPAQAQHKDTHQNPEQPAVEEELVMAGNPDQQEDTLDDQYQEEVEDEAQEDIAGGQKREEEVEEEGEDPYNEENIEQDGVKNHEGPHQDGDHRKEAENNEEENYEEEEEEVEDDMAGRDKGTNRRAEM